Below is a window of Ciceribacter thiooxidans DNA.
CCGACCGGCTCCAGCCCGAAGAGATCGCGGATCGCGCGTTCGAGACGCATTGCCGGCGGATGGTGGCGCGCGACGGATGGATAGCTCCCGCTCAGACCTTCAAGGCTCACCACCCCGATTGTCCCGGGCTCTTCGAAAAGCGCCATGTGTACCGCGTTCGGCTCGCCCCAAAGGCCGAGGAGCGTCCAGCGCCCCGCGGCGAGCACCTCGGCCGCAGCGATCCAATCCGCCTCGTCGACGACGGCACGCGCAAAGGGGCGGTGCTGCTCGACCAGTCGGCTCTCGAGGAGGAATTCGGCAAGTGTCGTCACGATCTCCTCCCGTCAGCGAAGCAGGTTGGCGATGTGCTGGAACCAGGCGACCAGCGGCGGTGGCAGGTAGATCCCCGCGATCAGCACGAGCGCGAGATGGGCATACATTGGCAGGTATGAGGCTTGCGCCGGTGCCGTGCTCCCGCGCGGACGGCCAAACGCTGCCCCTGTCAGCCGCAGGAGAAGCGCCCCGAAGGCGACAAGCAGCCCGAACACCAGCAGGACACCGAGCACGGGCTGCTTGGAGAAGGCCGAACTCACGATCAGGAACTCGCTCATGAAGATGCCGCCGGGCGGCAGGCCGGCGATTGCCACGACCCCTGCGACGAGCCCCCAGCCGAGGCCCGGATGGGTCTCGGTCAGCCCCCGGATCGCCGAAAGCCGCTGCGTTCCCTTGATCTGGGCTACGTGGCCGACGGCAAAGAATATCGCCGACTTCGTCAGCGAATGCATCACCATGTGCAGGAGACCGGCGAAGTTCGCAAGTGGCCCGCCAAGTCCGAAGGCAAAGACGATGATGCCCATATGCTCGATCGAGGAATAGGCGAACATGCGCTTGATGTCGCGGCGCCGGTAAAGCATGAAGCCGGCGAAGATCAGTGAGGCGAGCCCCATCGTCATCATCAGTGGTCCGGGTGCGAGCGCATCCGGACTTGCAGACAGCAGCATCTTGAAGCGCAGCACGGCGTAGAGCGCAACGTTCAGCAACAGGCCGGACAGTACAGCCGAAATCGGCGTCGGCCCCTCCGCATGGGCATCCGGCAGCCAGGCGTGCAGGGGTGCAAGCCCC
It encodes the following:
- a CDS encoding hydrogenase 4 subunit F, yielding MNAFSPLLAFDAERAVLVIPIVAAVVLAVLPGYRLTARLNVVASLLTLLSALSLFVTPRPEAGQYLLVDDLNIVFIVLNTFVGFTTSVFSASYIAHELEIGRLTPANLRFYHAMYQVMMFGMNLAFVSNNIGLMWVAVELATLTTVLMVGIYRTHEALEAAWKYFILGSVGIAFALFGTILVYLAAQPVVGEGYDAMVWTILIQHAASFDAALLNIAFVFLFLGYGTKVGLAPLHAWLPDAHAEGPTPISAVLSGLLLNVALYAVLRFKMLLSASPDALAPGPLMMTMGLASLIFAGFMLYRRRDIKRMFAYSSIEHMGIIVFAFGLGGPLANFAGLLHMVMHSLTKSAIFFAVGHVAQIKGTQRLSAIRGLTETHPGLGWGLVAGVVAIAGLPPGGIFMSEFLIVSSAFSKQPVLGVLLVFGLLVAFGALLLRLTGAAFGRPRGSTAPAQASYLPMYAHLALVLIAGIYLPPPLVAWFQHIANLLR